One genomic window of Tatumella citrea includes the following:
- a CDS encoding sugar ABC transporter substrate-binding protein, protein MKKIALSLLALSLLSSTAAFAETPAPLPAALANHQGPVRIAVIRNLGSDDNTTQFVAGAIKQARKLGFKVNTFLSNGDDARFQDFVNQAITQKYDGIILSQGRAPYSEELVKRIVKAGIAVSVFDTAVPDTIPGVTVTQQDDASLTDMSFGQLVKDFHGKANIVKLWVAGFPPMDRREKEYQKLLQQNPGIKQLESLGAVSSDVQGDTANKVGAILAKYPKGKIDAIWGSWDAFSQGAYKALQENGRTEIKLYSIDISNQDLQMMHSKNSPWQMTAAVDPQLIGATNVRLVALKIAGEKTPATYDFKASSVSQALLNQQSGDVNMASLAKIIPGWGQTNDFVEPWFATLEAKAK, encoded by the coding sequence ATGAAAAAAATAGCACTCTCGTTACTGGCACTGAGTTTACTTAGCAGTACGGCGGCCTTCGCCGAAACCCCGGCGCCGCTGCCGGCAGCACTGGCAAATCATCAGGGGCCGGTTCGTATTGCGGTGATCCGTAACCTTGGTTCAGACGACAATACCACCCAGTTTGTGGCCGGAGCCATTAAACAGGCGCGTAAGCTGGGCTTTAAAGTGAATACTTTTCTGAGCAACGGTGATGACGCCCGTTTTCAGGATTTCGTAAATCAGGCTATTACTCAGAAGTATGACGGAATTATTCTGTCGCAGGGCCGCGCACCTTATTCTGAAGAGCTGGTTAAACGGATTGTCAAAGCAGGCATTGCAGTGTCTGTGTTCGATACCGCAGTACCGGATACTATTCCCGGTGTGACCGTGACTCAGCAGGATGATGCATCTCTGACCGATATGTCCTTCGGACAGCTGGTAAAAGATTTTCATGGTAAGGCCAATATCGTAAAACTGTGGGTGGCTGGCTTCCCGCCAATGGATCGTCGTGAAAAAGAGTACCAGAAACTGCTGCAACAAAACCCGGGCATCAAACAGCTGGAATCGCTGGGGGCTGTCTCCAGTGACGTTCAGGGAGATACTGCTAATAAAGTCGGTGCTATTCTGGCGAAATATCCAAAAGGCAAAATTGATGCTATCTGGGGATCCTGGGATGCCTTTAGTCAGGGTGCATATAAAGCTCTGCAGGAAAATGGCCGTACCGAGATTAAGTTGTACAGCATTGATATTTCCAATCAGGATCTGCAGATGATGCACAGTAAAAACAGCCCGTGGCAGATGACTGCGGCGGTAGATCCGCAGCTGATTGGGGCTACTAATGTGCGTCTGGTAGCACTGAAAATTGCCGGCGAAAAAACTCCGGCCACTTATGATTTTAAAGCGTCATCAGTATCTCAGGCTTTGCTGAATCAGCAGAGTGGTGATGTGAATATGGCCAGCCTGGCTAAAATTATCCCGGGCTGGGGCCAGACTAATGATTTTGTCGAACCCTGGTTTGCCACTCTGGAAGCCAAAGCAAAGTAA
- a CDS encoding tannase/feruloyl esterase family alpha/beta hydrolase: protein MKHFQMTLRILAVALLYCLFSPLTQAATTLPVVQPSGDCSALAQQDFSAQTGAGVKITSARSENSPKGSYCKVTATIAPDIGVQIALPASHWTQRFLQVGCGGLCGSINLSLSNTSGCTPAMNGEFVVAATDMGHSGSMMDASWADDPQKRIDFAWRANHLTALLSKAVIEAWYKQPPKYSYFMGCSDGGREALMEAERFPQDFNGISAGAPAALFTIQNSFFHGWSVVANQRADGSAILLKDRLELIHRTALAHCPTLSGVNDGILQNPYACHFSPSWFKLCKPGESDHSSCLTAEELSVVSRYYEGASDDHGHKYVLGGFPIGSELRWPVPATADAASPSESMVLPALQSVLLAPGHSKISSMKDFPLTAANFKRVNEYAPLYNATNTNLSAYRGQGGKLILWQGLADDSISPVISQAYYRGVVKTLGQQATDSFLRYFLLPGVGHCGGGDGYDQVDLLTPLMAWTEQGKAPEQLITGKSLHPQSMMPAAPPAPAKNDSKSDANEAQFHGMQRPSVPYASPVPALKATRPVYPYPYIAVYKGHGDVNDAASYKPVKSEAFAKVAFGNEAIGWIGPDNQKNYQVKDNQLQVVAQK, encoded by the coding sequence ATGAAACATTTTCAGATGACTCTGCGGATACTGGCTGTCGCATTGCTTTACTGTCTGTTCAGCCCGCTGACGCAGGCTGCCACGACCCTGCCAGTAGTTCAGCCCTCAGGCGACTGTAGTGCACTGGCACAACAGGACTTTTCTGCTCAGACAGGTGCAGGAGTAAAGATTACCTCTGCCCGCAGCGAAAACAGCCCCAAAGGCAGTTACTGCAAAGTTACTGCCACCATAGCGCCGGATATTGGCGTACAAATCGCCTTACCTGCCAGCCACTGGACACAGCGTTTTCTGCAGGTAGGCTGTGGTGGCTTGTGCGGAAGTATCAATCTCAGCCTGTCCAATACCTCAGGCTGCACCCCGGCTATGAATGGTGAATTTGTAGTCGCCGCAACCGATATGGGGCACAGTGGCAGCATGATGGATGCCAGTTGGGCAGATGACCCGCAAAAACGGATTGATTTCGCCTGGCGCGCCAACCACCTGACGGCTCTGCTGTCAAAAGCAGTGATTGAGGCCTGGTACAAACAACCGCCAAAATACTCCTACTTTATGGGCTGTTCCGATGGCGGCCGTGAAGCACTGATGGAAGCCGAACGCTTTCCGCAGGATTTCAACGGTATTTCAGCCGGAGCCCCTGCGGCGTTATTTACCATTCAGAACTCGTTCTTTCATGGCTGGAGCGTCGTAGCTAACCAGCGGGCCGATGGCAGCGCTATTCTGCTGAAAGACCGTCTGGAATTAATCCACCGCACCGCACTGGCACACTGCCCGACGCTGTCCGGTGTCAACGACGGCATTTTGCAAAATCCCTATGCCTGCCACTTTTCTCCCTCCTGGTTTAAGCTGTGTAAGCCTGGCGAGAGCGATCATTCATCCTGTCTGACCGCTGAAGAACTCTCTGTGGTCAGCCGTTACTATGAAGGGGCCAGTGACGACCACGGCCATAAGTATGTGTTGGGCGGATTCCCGATTGGTTCAGAATTACGCTGGCCTGTGCCTGCCACAGCGGATGCCGCCTCGCCATCTGAATCGATGGTTCTGCCTGCCTTGCAGTCAGTACTGTTAGCACCTGGTCACAGCAAAATTAGCTCAATGAAAGATTTCCCGTTAACTGCAGCTAACTTTAAACGGGTCAATGAATATGCACCGCTGTACAACGCCACCAATACTAATCTCAGCGCTTATCGTGGTCAGGGCGGGAAGCTCATCCTCTGGCAGGGGCTGGCTGACGACTCCATCAGTCCGGTCATCTCTCAGGCGTATTACCGGGGTGTGGTGAAAACTCTGGGCCAGCAGGCGACCGACTCTTTCCTGCGTTACTTCCTGTTGCCGGGAGTTGGTCACTGCGGTGGCGGCGATGGCTATGATCAGGTCGATTTGCTGACACCATTGATGGCCTGGACAGAGCAAGGTAAGGCACCTGAGCAGTTAATTACCGGAAAAAGTCTGCATCCACAATCCATGATGCCAGCCGCCCCTCCGGCTCCGGCGAAAAACGACAGCAAATCCGATGCGAATGAAGCTCAGTTCCACGGTATGCAGCGCCCGAGTGTCCCTTATGCGTCACCGGTCCCTGCGTTAAAAGCTACCCGGCCGGTATATCCTTATCCGTATATTGCCGTCTACAAAGGCCACGGAGACGTTAACGATGCTGCCAGCTATAAGCCGGTGAAATCGGAAGCTTTTGCCAAAGTCGCCTTTGGCAATGAAGCGATAGGATGGATAGGTCCTGATAATCAGAAAAATTATCAGGTTAAAGATAATCAACTACAGGTAGTTGCGCAGAAATAA
- the malT gene encoding HTH-type transcriptional regulator MalT: protein MLIPSKLSRPVRQQNTVVRERLLKRLSMAPAYRLTLVSGPAGYGKTTLVSHWAAGNNDLGWYSLDEGDNQPERFAGYLMAAIQQACGGHCVKSEAMSQKHQYASLSALFSQLFVELSDWHRPLLLVIDDYHLISNDEIHDAMRFFLRHQPENVSLVILSRTLPPLGIANLRVREQLLELTTLQLAFTHEETQQFFDYRLKDPIDQSDSRQLCDEVAGWVTALQLIAFSARQSVGSPQQSARQSASKLSGLNASHLCEYLSDEVLGREDAATRDFLLRSSVLRSMNDALIMRLTDGNYGQQRLEELERQGLFIHRMDDSGEWFNFHPLFAGFLRQRCQRELAAELPAIHRAAAEGWLAQGFPAEAIYHALGASDTVLLREILLQNAWTLFNQSELLLLEQCLNALPYELLIDEPKLVLLQAWLAQSQHRYSEVDALLMLAEEEMQRRHIEIPTEVMAEFDALRAQVAINDGRQDEAEALAANALDYLPHESYYSRIVATSVTGEIQHCRGDLVRALPLMQQTEQIALRHQAYHYALWALLQQSEILIAQGFLQAAYEMQDRAFELVREQHLEQLPMHEFLLRLRSQVLWSWSRLDAAEQSAREGLAVLDNYQPQQQLQCLAMLAKCALARGQIDNAGYHLQRCEMLLKNGQYHTDWITNTDKPRVIYWQMTGDKAAARQWLLQARKPEVAGNHFQQGQWRNIARVQILLEKYNEAEVVLDELNQNARQLRLISDLNRNLLLSNLLYWQTGRKTDAQRALTEALTLANRTGFISHFVIEGEMMAQQLRQLIQLNLLPELELRRAEQILREINQHHRHKFAHFDEGFVSKLLTNPQVPELIRTSPLTQREWQVLGLIYSGYSNDQIAGELDVASTTIKTHIRNLYQKLGVAHRQEAVQQAQQLLKVMGYSA from the coding sequence ATGCTGATACCTTCTAAACTTAGCCGCCCTGTGCGGCAACAGAATACTGTAGTCAGGGAACGACTGCTGAAGCGGCTGTCAATGGCTCCGGCGTATCGTTTAACTCTGGTTTCCGGCCCCGCCGGTTACGGAAAAACAACACTGGTTTCTCACTGGGCTGCCGGTAACAATGATCTGGGCTGGTACTCTCTGGATGAAGGTGATAATCAGCCGGAGCGTTTTGCCGGTTACCTGATGGCTGCGATTCAACAGGCTTGTGGGGGGCACTGTGTTAAAAGTGAAGCCATGAGCCAGAAACATCAGTATGCCAGCCTGTCAGCCCTGTTTTCTCAGCTGTTTGTTGAGCTTTCTGACTGGCACCGGCCACTTCTGCTGGTAATTGATGATTATCATCTGATTTCTAATGACGAAATTCATGATGCGATGCGTTTCTTTTTGCGTCACCAGCCGGAAAATGTTTCCCTGGTCATTCTCTCCCGGACTCTGCCTCCGCTGGGAATTGCTAACCTGCGGGTGCGTGAGCAACTTCTGGAACTGACGACCCTTCAGCTAGCATTTACTCATGAGGAAACTCAGCAATTTTTTGACTACCGTCTGAAAGACCCGATTGACCAAAGCGACAGTCGGCAATTATGTGACGAAGTTGCTGGTTGGGTCACAGCGTTACAATTAATCGCGTTTTCCGCACGTCAGTCTGTCGGTTCCCCGCAACAATCCGCTCGTCAGTCAGCCAGTAAACTGTCCGGGCTGAATGCCAGCCATCTGTGTGAATATCTGTCGGATGAAGTGTTGGGCAGGGAAGATGCTGCTACCCGCGATTTTCTGTTACGCAGTTCAGTTTTACGCTCAATGAATGATGCCCTGATTATGCGTCTGACCGACGGTAATTATGGTCAGCAGCGGCTGGAAGAGCTGGAGCGGCAAGGGCTGTTTATCCACCGGATGGATGATAGCGGTGAATGGTTTAATTTCCATCCACTGTTTGCCGGTTTTTTGCGACAGCGCTGCCAGAGAGAACTGGCTGCTGAGCTGCCGGCCATCCACCGGGCAGCCGCAGAAGGCTGGCTGGCTCAGGGCTTTCCTGCAGAGGCGATTTACCATGCACTGGGTGCCAGTGATACGGTGCTGCTAAGGGAAATTCTGTTACAGAACGCCTGGACGCTGTTTAACCAGAGCGAATTACTGCTGCTTGAACAGTGCCTGAATGCATTGCCTTATGAACTATTGATAGACGAGCCAAAACTGGTGCTGTTACAGGCCTGGCTGGCGCAGAGCCAGCACCGGTACAGTGAAGTGGATGCTTTACTGATGCTTGCCGAAGAAGAGATGCAACGGCGGCATATTGAAATACCGACGGAGGTGATGGCCGAGTTTGATGCACTTCGTGCCCAGGTAGCGATTAACGATGGTCGTCAGGATGAAGCCGAAGCGCTGGCCGCCAATGCGCTGGACTATCTGCCACATGAGAGTTACTACAGCCGGATTGTTGCCACCTCTGTGACAGGGGAGATTCAGCACTGCAGAGGCGATTTAGTGCGTGCACTGCCACTGATGCAACAAACGGAGCAAATAGCTCTGCGACATCAGGCCTACCATTATGCCCTTTGGGCGTTACTGCAACAGAGTGAAATTCTGATTGCCCAGGGATTCCTGCAGGCAGCTTATGAAATGCAGGACAGGGCATTTGAACTGGTCAGGGAACAGCATTTAGAGCAGTTGCCGATGCATGAGTTTTTGCTGCGTTTACGTTCCCAGGTGTTATGGTCCTGGTCGCGACTGGATGCTGCTGAGCAGTCGGCACGGGAAGGGCTGGCGGTACTGGATAATTATCAGCCGCAACAGCAGTTACAGTGCCTGGCGATGCTGGCAAAATGCGCTCTGGCCCGTGGTCAGATTGATAACGCCGGCTACCATTTACAGCGTTGTGAAATGCTGCTGAAAAACGGTCAGTATCATACCGACTGGATCACTAACACCGATAAACCGCGCGTTATTTACTGGCAAATGACCGGTGATAAAGCGGCGGCACGCCAGTGGTTACTTCAGGCCCGTAAACCGGAAGTCGCAGGTAATCATTTTCAGCAAGGCCAGTGGCGAAACATTGCCAGAGTGCAGATCTTACTCGAAAAATATAATGAAGCCGAAGTGGTACTGGATGAGCTGAATCAGAATGCCCGCCAGCTGCGGCTGATAAGCGATCTGAACCGCAACCTGTTACTGAGTAATCTGCTTTACTGGCAGACCGGTCGGAAAACCGATGCCCAGCGGGCTCTGACGGAGGCGCTGACTCTGGCGAACCGTACCGGATTTATCAGCCATTTTGTGATTGAAGGCGAAATGATGGCACAGCAGCTGCGCCAGTTAATCCAGCTCAACCTGCTACCTGAACTGGAACTGCGAAGGGCAGAGCAGATACTGCGGGAGATTAACCAGCATCACCGGCATAAGTTTGCCCATTTTGATGAGGGATTTGTCAGCAAATTACTGACTAACCCGCAGGTACCAGAGCTTATACGCACCAGCCCGCTGACACAGCGCGAGTGGCAGGTGCTGGGACTGATTTATTCGGGATACAGCAATGATCAGATTGCCGGTGAACTGGACGTGGCTTCCACGACCATTAAAACTCATATCCGCAATTTGTATCAGAAACTGGGTGTGGCTCATCGCCAGGAAGCGGTACAGCAGGCACAGCAGCTGTTGAAAGTGATGGGATACAGCGCCTGA